In Zhaonella formicivorans, one DNA window encodes the following:
- a CDS encoding pyrimidine-nucleoside phosphorylase has product MRMYDLILKKRNGGEMTKAEIEFFIEGYLTGRIPDYQASALLMAIFFQKMTKRETADLTMAMARSGEMLDLSGIEGIKVDKHSTGGVGDKVSLILGPMVAAAGVKVAKMSGRGLGHTGGTIDKLESIPGFSVELSKEQFINNVNRIGLAIAGQTANLAPADKKLYALRDTTATVDNVSLIAASVMSKKIASGADKILLDVKTGSGAFMKTVEDSFALAREMVDIGAGVGRETVAVISDMEQPLGYAVGNALEVKEAIATLQGNGPKDLYELCLTLGANMLLLAKKASSAEEARARLQELVEKGAAFNKFKEFVAAQGGDITAVESPDNCLPKARLITEVKAPKAGFIAKINAEEIGFASLVLGAGRETKESSIDLAVGLVLHKKLGDYAQAGDVLAVIHSNDPEKTKLAEKKILQAIELSANAPGKRPLIFGVVTSSGSKTY; this is encoded by the coding sequence ATGAGAATGTATGACCTTATCCTGAAAAAACGCAATGGAGGGGAAATGACTAAGGCAGAGATAGAATTTTTTATCGAGGGGTATTTGACAGGCAGAATACCCGATTACCAGGCCTCAGCCCTCTTAATGGCTATCTTCTTTCAAAAAATGACTAAGAGGGAAACTGCCGACTTGACCATGGCCATGGCCCGGTCCGGTGAAATGCTGGACCTGTCGGGGATTGAGGGAATCAAAGTAGACAAACACAGCACCGGAGGTGTGGGCGATAAAGTTTCGCTAATATTGGGCCCTATGGTTGCGGCTGCGGGAGTCAAGGTAGCCAAAATGAGCGGTCGTGGTTTAGGGCATACCGGTGGGACCATTGACAAGTTGGAATCAATCCCCGGCTTTTCCGTGGAACTCTCCAAAGAGCAGTTTATCAATAACGTGAACCGCATCGGCCTGGCCATTGCCGGACAGACAGCCAACCTGGCCCCTGCTGATAAAAAGCTCTACGCTTTGCGGGATACCACCGCCACAGTTGACAATGTTTCTTTAATTGCCGCCAGCGTCATGTCGAAAAAAATTGCCAGCGGCGCAGACAAGATCCTGCTGGATGTAAAAACGGGTTCCGGCGCCTTTATGAAGACTGTAGAAGATTCTTTTGCACTGGCCAGGGAAATGGTCGATATCGGTGCCGGCGTTGGCCGGGAAACGGTAGCAGTAATTTCGGACATGGAACAACCACTGGGTTATGCCGTAGGCAACGCCCTGGAGGTCAAAGAGGCCATAGCCACTTTGCAGGGTAACGGCCCAAAGGACTTATACGAGTTGTGTTTAACCCTAGGCGCCAACATGCTCCTCTTAGCTAAAAAGGCTTCTTCCGCAGAAGAAGCAAGAGCCAGGTTACAAGAGCTGGTGGAAAAAGGAGCAGCTTTTAATAAATTTAAAGAATTCGTTGCAGCCCAGGGTGGGGACATAACTGCAGTTGAAAGTCCTGACAACTGTCTCCCCAAAGCGAGACTAATAACGGAGGTTAAAGCCCCCAAAGCCGGCTTCATAGCTAAAATAAATGCGGAGGAGATCGGTTTCGCCTCCCTTGTATTAGGTGCCGGGCGGGAAACGAAGGAAAGCTCCATCGACCTTGCCGTAGGTCTGGTCTTACACAAAAAATTGGGCGATTACGCCCAGGCAGGCGATGTGCTGGCAGTTATTCACTCCAACGATCCCGAAAAGACAAAGCTGGCGGAGAAAAAAATACTGCAGGCAATCGAATTAAGCGCCAACGCCCCGGGAAAAAGACCTTTGATTTTCGGGGTCGTAACTTCCTCCGGTTCCAAAACATATTAA
- a CDS encoding LacI family DNA-binding transcriptional regulator: MAKRAGVAVSTVSRVLNRSGYVSPGTRKKVLEAVKEMNYEPNQVARSLVGKDSKTIGLILPDIMNPFFPALARGVEDAARRYGFAVILGNTDNEAKHQEAYLRTMQQKQVDGIIITGTNVCDRMVQQLLQQGMKILLIDRPMQVEGVDLVACDNIAGALKATTCLLELGHRNISFISGPLALGPAKDRLEGYRRALHTYGIPFRNEYVAEGDFRYERGYEAMQELLTLPEPPTAVFASNDLMAIGAIKAIEKAGLQVPDDISVVGYDDIMLASLFKPALTTVIQPCYRMGAAAAELLIKRITGEERGGPQQIIFTPALAIRETVGGLKQ, translated from the coding sequence GTGGCTAAACGGGCCGGGGTGGCGGTTTCCACCGTTTCCAGAGTTTTAAACCGGAGCGGCTATGTGAGTCCCGGTACCAGGAAAAAGGTCTTGGAAGCCGTTAAAGAAATGAACTATGAACCTAATCAGGTAGCCCGGAGTTTGGTAGGGAAGGATTCCAAAACTATTGGGCTGATTTTGCCGGATATAATGAACCCTTTTTTTCCCGCCCTGGCCAGGGGAGTGGAAGATGCGGCCCGCAGGTACGGATTTGCGGTTATCCTGGGAAATACAGATAATGAAGCCAAACACCAGGAAGCTTATTTACGAACAATGCAGCAGAAGCAGGTAGACGGCATTATTATTACCGGAACGAACGTATGTGATCGAATGGTGCAACAGCTCCTACAACAGGGTATGAAAATCCTATTGATTGATAGGCCTATGCAGGTAGAAGGGGTGGATTTGGTGGCTTGCGACAATATTGCAGGAGCATTAAAGGCTACTACATGCCTGCTTGAACTAGGCCACAGGAATATAAGTTTCATTTCCGGTCCCCTTGCTTTAGGACCGGCTAAAGATCGCCTGGAAGGTTACCGACGGGCCCTGCATACATACGGCATACCGTTTCGCAACGAATATGTGGCAGAGGGCGACTTTCGGTATGAACGGGGATACGAAGCAATGCAGGAACTGTTGACTCTGCCAGAGCCTCCTACTGCTGTATTTGCCAGCAATGACCTGATGGCCATAGGGGCGATAAAGGCTATTGAAAAAGCAGGCTTGCAGGTGCCCGATGATATATCAGTCGTTGGCTATGACGATATTATGCTGGCTTCTCTTTTTAAACCTGCTCTTACTACTGTGATTCAGCCGTGTTACCGGATGGGGGCGGCAGCGGCCGAATTATTAATTAAACGCATTACCGGGGAAGAACGGGGCGGTCCGCAACAGATAATCTTTACACCAGCTTTAGCAATCAGGGAAACAGTGGGAGGCTTAAAACAATGA
- the rbsK gene encoding ribokinase, translated as MSNGEKILVIGSLNMDMSVKTPYLPKAGETVLGDEFTMAPGGKGANQAVAAARLGCPVTMLGRVGKDLFGEQLVENLRNNGISTDLIITDGSHPTGVALINIDEQAENSIVVASGANKHCTPEDLQVLGKTVDEFKILMLQLEIPLQTVEAAAKLAKQHGLTVILDPAPARQLPSSLLQLVDIITPNETEAFILTGLEVHDAESAKAAAAVLLAQGVKNVVIKLGAKGALWAAENRSKHLPGEKVNAIDTTAAGDAFGGGLAAGLAAGQDMLSALKFANKVGALATTKRGAQPSLPTLQEVEAYFA; from the coding sequence ATGAGTAACGGAGAAAAAATCTTGGTAATTGGGAGTTTGAATATGGATATGTCTGTTAAGACGCCCTATCTGCCTAAAGCCGGGGAAACGGTGCTGGGCGACGAATTCACTATGGCCCCGGGTGGAAAAGGGGCCAATCAGGCGGTGGCAGCGGCCAGGCTTGGCTGTCCTGTCACAATGCTGGGGCGTGTTGGTAAGGACCTGTTTGGAGAACAACTGGTTGAAAATTTAAGAAACAATGGGATATCCACTGATTTGATCATCACCGATGGTTCCCATCCCACCGGGGTAGCGCTGATTAATATCGATGAGCAAGCAGAAAACAGCATAGTGGTAGCTTCCGGAGCAAATAAGCACTGTACTCCGGAAGACCTGCAAGTGCTGGGCAAAACTGTGGATGAGTTTAAAATTTTAATGCTACAGCTGGAGATTCCATTGCAAACGGTGGAGGCGGCGGCCAAACTGGCTAAGCAGCATGGGCTGACTGTGATTCTGGATCCGGCTCCCGCCAGGCAGCTTCCTTCTTCCCTGCTGCAACTGGTAGATATAATTACCCCTAATGAAACGGAAGCTTTTATCCTGACCGGGCTGGAAGTTCATGATGCGGAATCCGCGAAAGCCGCGGCAGCAGTTCTTTTAGCGCAGGGGGTTAAAAATGTGGTAATTAAGCTGGGCGCCAAGGGAGCGCTGTGGGCTGCTGAGAACCGCTCTAAACATTTGCCCGGAGAAAAGGTAAATGCCATTGATACAACTGCTGCCGGCGATGCCTTTGGCGGCGGCCTGGCAGCCGGTCTGGCGGCAGGACAAGATATGCTGTCAGCTCTGAAATTTGCTAATAAAGTGGGGGCGCTGGCTACTACAAAAAGAGGCGCTCAGCCTTCACTGCCTACTTTGCAGGAAGTAGAAGCATACTTTGCTTAA
- a CDS encoding BMP family lipoprotein yields the protein MKTRKSLVSLLMMVMILALVTVGCGQKDTPADEGNKQQSEEKKPLKVALIINGTLGDKGFFDSANRGIEEAKKEFGIEAKVVEAGNEPSEWEPALRAAAAEGQYDLIITGTYQMLDHVKNIAPEFPDQKFIVFDVDIKGIPNVYSILYSQSEGSFLAGALAGLVTTSNMELANPEKKIGFLGGMDIPIINDFLAGYEQGAKYIDPEIQVLKGYVGNFFDAAKGKELTMSQYAQGVDIAFNVAGGAGLGLLEAAKVSNKYAIGVDSNQNGIYPGFILSSMLKNVDVSLVRAIQLHLEGKLPYGDSEVIGIKEGAVGLAKDSLYEQYVPQEIRDKLEEIEGKIRNGEIKVNSVLTGSN from the coding sequence GTGAAGACAAGAAAAAGTCTGGTTAGCTTGTTGATGATGGTTATGATTTTGGCGCTGGTGACTGTGGGCTGCGGGCAAAAAGATACTCCTGCCGACGAGGGTAATAAGCAGCAGTCGGAGGAGAAAAAACCTTTGAAAGTAGCGCTTATCATTAACGGTACCTTGGGCGACAAGGGGTTCTTCGATTCAGCCAACCGCGGCATTGAAGAGGCTAAAAAAGAATTTGGCATTGAAGCTAAAGTAGTAGAAGCAGGCAATGAGCCTTCCGAATGGGAGCCGGCCTTAAGGGCTGCTGCTGCCGAAGGCCAGTATGATTTGATTATTACCGGTACTTACCAGATGCTGGACCATGTCAAAAATATTGCTCCTGAATTTCCAGACCAAAAATTCATTGTTTTTGACGTGGATATTAAAGGAATTCCCAATGTATACTCCATCCTATACTCCCAGAGCGAAGGCTCTTTTTTGGCCGGGGCGCTGGCCGGTCTGGTCACTACCAGCAACATGGAGCTGGCTAACCCTGAAAAGAAAATTGGTTTTCTGGGCGGGATGGATATCCCGATCATCAATGACTTTTTAGCCGGGTATGAGCAAGGAGCTAAATACATTGACCCTGAGATCCAGGTTTTAAAAGGGTATGTCGGCAATTTCTTCGATGCAGCCAAAGGTAAAGAGTTGACCATGAGCCAGTATGCCCAGGGGGTTGATATTGCTTTTAACGTAGCCGGGGGCGCGGGTTTAGGTTTATTGGAAGCTGCCAAGGTATCCAACAAATATGCCATCGGCGTTGATTCCAATCAGAACGGCATCTACCCGGGATTTATCCTGAGCAGCATGCTTAAGAATGTGGATGTTTCTTTAGTAAGGGCCATTCAATTGCACCTTGAAGGCAAATTGCCCTATGGAGATTCGGAAGTTATAGGCATTAAAGAAGGTGCTGTAGGCCTGGCCAAAGACTCTTTGTATGAGCAGTATGTGCCTCAGGAAATAAGGGATAAATTGGAAGAAATTGAAGGTAAGATCCGGAACGGGGAAATTAAAGTTAACTCTGTACTGACTGGTTCCAATTAA
- a CDS encoding ABC transporter ATP-binding protein, with amino-acid sequence MNELLQMQAIYKVYPNGVAANKGVDFSVAEGEIHALVGENGAGKSTLMKILYGMEQPTSGQIIYQGQPVKINSPRAAISMGIGMVHQHFMLVPSLTVAENIVLGSEPRRGLSFDLQRAKDATAALAQKYGLNVDPGAVIENISVGKRQRVEILKTLYRGARLLILDEPTAVLTPQETDELFLALRSLVNQGHTIIFITHKLREVMEISDRVTVMRDGARIGTLSTKETTKEQISRMMVGRDVLLRVTKEPARPKETVLEVSELCALDDRGKPVLKDVSFQLRQGEILGLAGVEGNGQSELVEVLTGLRAPYRGRIKLLNREVTGYKPKFLRKMGLAHIPEDRLVRGVSTRASIEENILLDVYDQKPYAGRVFLSSREIAKRAKSLIAEFKIKAKDEKTPVGSLSGGNMQKVVVARELAKKPKVLIAAQPTRGVDIGAIEFIHKEIIRQRDQGTAVLLVSAELSEVMSLSDRIGVMYNGQLVALFEDARAVTEEELGLYMLGVKKQQGEPGGEDSAN; translated from the coding sequence GTGAACGAATTACTACAGATGCAGGCCATCTATAAAGTTTATCCCAACGGTGTCGCGGCTAACAAAGGGGTGGATTTTTCCGTGGCGGAGGGAGAAATCCATGCCCTGGTGGGAGAGAACGGGGCAGGCAAGTCCACGCTGATGAAAATCCTTTATGGCATGGAGCAGCCTACCTCGGGACAAATAATATATCAGGGGCAGCCGGTCAAAATCAACAGCCCCAGGGCTGCTATTTCCATGGGGATCGGAATGGTCCACCAGCATTTTATGTTAGTTCCGTCTTTAACGGTGGCGGAGAATATCGTGCTGGGCAGTGAACCGCGCAGGGGATTGTCCTTTGATCTGCAGCGTGCCAAAGATGCAACCGCTGCTTTAGCCCAAAAATATGGCTTGAACGTGGATCCCGGTGCTGTAATCGAAAATATATCCGTAGGCAAAAGACAGAGAGTGGAAATTCTAAAGACCCTCTACCGTGGCGCCCGCTTGCTGATCCTGGATGAACCCACCGCAGTTCTTACACCCCAGGAAACAGATGAATTGTTTTTAGCGTTGCGAAGTTTGGTTAACCAGGGACATACGATTATTTTTATTACTCATAAGCTGCGGGAAGTGATGGAAATTTCGGACAGGGTTACCGTGATGCGAGATGGCGCCAGGATCGGGACATTATCTACCAAAGAAACAACCAAAGAACAAATATCCAGGATGATGGTAGGCAGGGATGTGCTCCTGCGAGTGACCAAGGAACCGGCTCGACCTAAAGAAACTGTCTTGGAGGTATCTGAATTATGCGCCCTTGATGACCGGGGCAAGCCGGTTTTAAAAGATGTCTCCTTTCAGCTTAGACAAGGGGAAATACTTGGTCTGGCAGGGGTAGAAGGAAACGGCCAGTCTGAATTGGTGGAAGTGCTGACAGGTCTGCGGGCGCCTTACCGTGGTAGGATCAAGCTGCTCAACCGGGAAGTAACGGGTTACAAGCCAAAGTTTTTGAGGAAGATGGGGTTGGCCCATATTCCTGAAGACAGGTTGGTACGGGGGGTTAGTACCCGGGCTTCCATAGAGGAGAATATTCTCCTTGATGTCTATGACCAAAAACCGTATGCGGGAAGGGTTTTTCTTTCTTCCAGGGAGATTGCCAAGCGGGCCAAAAGTTTGATTGCCGAATTCAAGATTAAAGCCAAAGATGAAAAAACGCCTGTTGGTTCCCTCTCCGGAGGAAATATGCAAAAAGTAGTAGTAGCCAGGGAACTGGCTAAAAAACCAAAAGTGTTGATTGCTGCCCAGCCTACCAGGGGAGTGGATATCGGTGCGATTGAATTTATTCATAAGGAGATAATCAGGCAAAGGGACCAGGGGACGGCTGTTCTTCTGGTATCGGCTGAGCTCTCTGAGGTCATGAGTTTAAGCGACCGGATTGGTGTCATGTATAACGGGCAGCTAGTTGCTTTGTTTGAGGATGCCCGGGCTGTGACAGAAGAAGAGTTGGGTTTATATATGCTGGGTGTTAAAAAGCAGCAGGGAGAGCCGGGGGGTGAAGACAGTGCAAACTAG
- a CDS encoding ABC transporter permease — MQTRVRDALVEAFGLFLTIIISLGIGMVIILLTSEKPWEAFRILLVSPFSNLYNFGNVLERTVPFLFTGLAVAVAFRAQMFNIGAEGQLYMGALAGTVVAIYITGLPPVLHVSLALLTAMLAGGLFAAIPGYLKAYWDANEIVTTLMLNFVATLGVSYLINYPMKDVESGYSQTVFIQESAHLGRILPPSRAHVGLFLALATAVLLYYFLYKTPRGYQIRMVGLNPHFAEYGGINRQFNMVLAMVISGALAGLAGIVEILGIHWRLIDAFSPGYGFAGINIALLARNHPLAVPFAALFYAYLSAGAALMERGTDVSREVVSIVQAVLFFFITAEGLFAYLRRKAKKGGEPGVE; from the coding sequence GTGCAAACTAGGGTGAGAGATGCGCTGGTGGAAGCGTTTGGGCTTTTCTTAACTATTATAATCTCGTTAGGGATTGGTATGGTCATCATCCTTTTAACCAGTGAAAAACCCTGGGAAGCATTTCGCATATTATTGGTCAGTCCTTTCAGCAACCTGTACAACTTTGGCAATGTCTTGGAAAGGACGGTGCCGTTTCTGTTTACAGGTTTAGCCGTGGCTGTGGCTTTCCGGGCCCAGATGTTCAATATCGGAGCTGAGGGGCAGCTGTATATGGGAGCCTTGGCCGGAACTGTGGTAGCAATCTATATTACGGGACTGCCTCCCGTCCTCCATGTATCCCTGGCTCTTTTAACAGCCATGTTGGCAGGCGGGTTGTTTGCGGCCATACCGGGCTATTTAAAAGCCTACTGGGACGCCAACGAGATTGTGACCACATTGATGCTGAATTTTGTAGCTACTCTCGGAGTCTCTTATCTTATCAATTATCCTATGAAAGATGTGGAATCGGGTTATTCGCAAACGGTATTTATTCAGGAAAGCGCCCATTTGGGCCGGATTTTGCCGCCCTCCAGAGCCCACGTCGGACTTTTTCTGGCTCTTGCGACCGCAGTGCTCCTCTACTACTTCCTGTATAAAACACCCAGGGGTTACCAGATTAGGATGGTGGGTCTAAACCCTCATTTTGCAGAATATGGCGGAATAAACAGGCAGTTTAACATGGTTTTGGCCATGGTCATCAGCGGAGCTTTGGCCGGACTGGCCGGTATCGTTGAAATTCTGGGGATTCACTGGCGTTTGATCGATGCTTTTTCACCCGGTTACGGCTTTGCCGGAATCAATATTGCGCTTCTGGCCAGGAATCATCCTCTGGCAGTGCCTTTTGCCGCTTTGTTTTACGCCTATCTGTCAGCGGGGGCTGCCTTAATGGAGCGTGGTACCGATGTTTCCCGGGAAGTGGTAAGCATCGTGCAAGCTGTTTTGTTCTTCTTTATCACCGCTGAAGGATTATTTGCTTACCTGCGCAGGAAGGCCAAAAAGGGAGGTGAGCCTGGTGTTGAGTGA
- a CDS encoding ABC transporter permease, with protein MLSEIIDVSLLFVTLRVASPIMLAAIGGMYSDLAGAVNIGLEGLMLISAFFAVVVSALSGSAWLGLLAGVTASLLLALLLAFFSLNLKSDIIIAGFALTILAQGLSIFLLSNWFGDKGTFFSPDIKPLPELFIPFLGKIPVVGAILDGQNILVYAGLVFVILSHYVIYKTPFGLHLRSVGENPEAAASVGINVRRVQYIALLISGLFAGLAGANLSLGYLTIFVRNMTAGRGFIALAAVLFGGRKPFGVMLAALLFGFADSLGNRLQSLNMPSQLVLMLPYAFTIVAMVILAVRKQKKKLRVYEEHS; from the coding sequence GTGTTGAGTGAGATTATAGATGTTTCCCTCCTGTTTGTAACATTAAGGGTCGCTTCGCCCATTATGCTGGCAGCCATAGGCGGAATGTACTCAGACCTGGCGGGCGCAGTTAATATAGGTCTGGAAGGACTGATGCTGATTTCAGCCTTTTTTGCCGTAGTTGTCAGCGCTTTGTCGGGTAGCGCCTGGCTGGGGTTATTGGCTGGAGTGACTGCATCCTTGCTGCTGGCGTTGCTTTTGGCATTTTTTAGTTTGAACCTGAAGTCGGATATCATTATTGCCGGTTTTGCCTTGACTATCCTGGCTCAAGGTTTGTCCATTTTTCTTTTAAGCAATTGGTTCGGCGATAAAGGCACTTTCTTTTCGCCGGATATCAAACCCCTACCGGAGCTCTTTATACCTTTTTTGGGTAAAATTCCCGTAGTGGGAGCTATCCTGGACGGTCAGAATATTCTTGTTTACGCAGGTTTGGTATTTGTAATTCTCAGCCATTATGTGATCTATAAAACGCCTTTTGGCCTGCACCTGCGCTCGGTAGGTGAAAATCCGGAGGCAGCAGCATCTGTTGGGATTAACGTCCGTCGGGTACAGTATATTGCCCTTCTCATCAGCGGCTTATTTGCCGGCCTGGCAGGAGCAAATCTCTCCCTAGGCTACCTGACTATTTTCGTGCGCAATATGACGGCAGGCCGCGGTTTCATTGCACTGGCTGCGGTGCTATTCGGCGGGAGGAAACCTTTCGGGGTAATGTTGGCTGCTTTGCTCTTCGGTTTTGCCGACAGTCTGGGCAACCGCCTGCAGTCCTTGAATATGCCTTCCCAGCTGGTGCTGATGCTGCCCTATGCATTTACCATAGTAGCTATGGTTATTTTAGCGGTACGCAAGCAGAAGAAAAAGCTAAGGGTTTATGAAGAACACTCTTGA
- a CDS encoding nucleoside hydrolase, giving the protein MKKIILDCDPGHDDALAILLALSSPELKVEAITTVAGNQTLPKTSLNALKVLTAAGRTDIPVAAGMSRPLVRDLVVAPHVHGETGLDGTDLPEPAFKLDKRHAVDLIIEKVLNSPEKITVIPVGPLSNIGMALLKEPRVAENIERIVLMGGSIAEGNITPSAEFNIYVDPEAAKLVFESGIPITMVGLDVTHKALITYNDFQTIRAIGTPLAIMVAELLDFYAKFHDEVYGFGGVPLHDACAVAEVIKPGIITTKPMYVAVETQGALTAGRTVCDIWGVTGKPANVDVGIDIDVQAFKEMLFAALKSYTNQGLWGDDIVS; this is encoded by the coding sequence ATGAAGAAGATTATCCTGGATTGCGATCCCGGACATGATGACGCTCTGGCTATTCTTTTAGCCCTCAGTTCTCCTGAATTAAAGGTTGAGGCAATTACCACAGTAGCCGGGAATCAAACCTTGCCTAAGACATCTCTGAACGCTTTAAAGGTGCTGACTGCTGCCGGGAGAACCGACATTCCGGTGGCTGCGGGGATGAGCCGCCCCCTGGTGCGGGATTTGGTGGTGGCGCCCCATGTCCACGGCGAGACCGGGTTGGACGGAACGGATTTGCCTGAACCGGCTTTTAAGCTGGACAAGAGGCATGCGGTGGATTTAATAATCGAAAAGGTGTTGAACTCCCCGGAGAAAATTACCGTTATCCCTGTGGGTCCCCTGTCCAATATAGGTATGGCCCTTTTAAAGGAACCCCGGGTTGCGGAAAATATCGAGCGGATAGTATTGATGGGCGGTTCCATAGCCGAAGGGAACATTACACCTTCTGCTGAATTTAACATCTATGTGGATCCTGAGGCTGCCAAGCTTGTTTTTGAGTCGGGCATTCCCATTACCATGGTAGGTCTTGATGTAACCCATAAAGCCCTAATTACCTATAATGATTTTCAGACAATCAGGGCTATTGGGACGCCGCTGGCTATCATGGTAGCTGAACTTCTGGACTTTTATGCTAAGTTTCACGATGAAGTCTATGGATTTGGCGGCGTCCCCCTCCATGATGCCTGTGCCGTAGCCGAGGTAATCAAGCCGGGTATTATCACAACCAAACCCATGTACGTGGCCGTAGAAACCCAGGGAGCCCTGACTGCGGGCAGGACAGTTTGCGATATTTGGGGAGTTACTGGAAAACCGGCCAATGTGGACGTGGGAATAGATATTGACGTTCAGGCATTTAAAGAAATGCTGTTTGCGGCGTTGAAGAGTTATACCAACCAAGGCCTGTGGGGGGATGACATTGTCAGTTAA
- a CDS encoding nucleoside hydrolase: protein MSVKKKLVLDVDTGVDDAMAILTALKAPEAEVLAIGTVWGNVPVPLATENTLRVLEVAGVDDVPVAAGAARPLLAPFVTAEFVHGEDGLGNTFMPKPRGKATGEHAADQLIRLAREYPGEITLVPVGPLTNIALALTKEPQLPELIKEVVLMGGVVCAPGNMGPMVEANIGHDPEAAKMVLAAGWPITMVGLDVTTKACMTEEHRRALAESTSNVARFVHRITPFYLDAYEKFIGERKCAMHDPMAVLVALDPSLVKTAELYVDVETRGELTRGMTVADLRGLINPEIMLKKANVKVCLEIDERRFMERFITLLMS from the coding sequence TTGTCAGTTAAGAAAAAGCTGGTCCTTGATGTGGATACAGGCGTCGATGATGCCATGGCTATTCTTACAGCTCTGAAAGCGCCGGAGGCCGAAGTGCTGGCAATCGGCACCGTGTGGGGAAACGTTCCTGTTCCCCTGGCCACGGAGAATACCCTCAGGGTACTGGAAGTGGCAGGAGTTGATGATGTGCCTGTGGCAGCAGGAGCGGCCAGACCCCTTTTAGCACCTTTTGTTACCGCTGAATTTGTACATGGTGAGGACGGGCTGGGCAATACGTTTATGCCTAAACCCAGAGGAAAAGCAACCGGCGAACATGCGGCTGACCAGTTGATTCGCCTGGCCAGAGAATATCCCGGCGAAATTACTTTGGTACCCGTAGGGCCCCTGACTAATATTGCCCTTGCTTTGACTAAAGAACCGCAGCTGCCGGAGTTAATCAAGGAAGTAGTACTCATGGGCGGAGTGGTTTGTGCTCCCGGAAACATGGGGCCTATGGTGGAAGCCAATATCGGCCATGACCCGGAAGCGGCCAAAATGGTGCTTGCTGCAGGCTGGCCCATTACCATGGTTGGCTTGGATGTGACAACCAAAGCCTGCATGACCGAAGAGCATCGCCGGGCATTGGCAGAAAGTACGAGTAACGTTGCCCGCTTTGTGCATAGAATTACCCCCTTTTATTTGGACGCGTACGAGAAGTTTATCGGTGAGCGCAAATGTGCCATGCATGACCCTATGGCAGTTTTGGTAGCCCTTGATCCTAGCCTGGTAAAAACAGCCGAACTGTATGTGGACGTGGAAACAAGGGGTGAACTGACCAGGGGCATGACGGTAGCTGACCTGCGGGGTTTGATTAACCCGGAGATTATGCTGAAAAAAGCCAACGTCAAAGTTTGCCTGGAAATAGACGAACGGCGTTTTATGGAACGATTTATTACACTTCTCATGTCCTAA
- a CDS encoding AIR synthase related protein — MKIELEVQGLELEILEGVSKTLRLPLPCLVQELLGSYCRLLSGEVKQAKKVRDLSLYPLLPGIALVIACDSDGGIGPKEHDLVRISAYELGRFGTRVPLLELLAAGAKPFLVVDTLTVEMEPTGKEIIAGVADEVRAAGLDPAMALTGSTEDNVPTTSTGMGVTAIGVVREADLRAGKSLPRDMVVCVGVRKSGPEDQIISADPEIMDLPAMVRINSLPCVHDVLPVGSRGIFYEAQQLARSAGLAFCPDPYFPLDGNKSGGPGSCVLVTLSAENYELLHKISAKPCFVVGRLDAVGEERKNA, encoded by the coding sequence ATGAAAATAGAATTGGAAGTTCAAGGATTGGAACTGGAAATATTGGAGGGAGTAAGTAAGACGCTGAGGTTGCCCTTGCCCTGCCTGGTGCAAGAGCTGCTGGGCAGCTACTGCCGGCTGTTAAGCGGAGAAGTCAAGCAAGCAAAAAAAGTGCGGGATCTCAGCCTTTACCCTCTTCTGCCCGGTATAGCTTTAGTTATCGCATGTGATTCCGATGGGGGGATAGGGCCCAAAGAGCATGATCTGGTACGGATTTCTGCCTATGAGCTGGGCAGGTTCGGTACCAGGGTTCCACTGCTGGAACTCTTGGCTGCCGGGGCCAAGCCTTTTTTGGTGGTTGATACCCTGACAGTGGAAATGGAGCCTACCGGCAAGGAGATAATTGCCGGCGTAGCCGATGAAGTTAGGGCTGCAGGGCTTGATCCCGCCATGGCTTTGACGGGCAGTACTGAAGACAATGTACCCACAACTTCTACCGGAATGGGTGTAACGGCTATCGGTGTTGTACGGGAGGCTGATTTACGGGCAGGTAAATCTCTTCCCCGGGACATGGTAGTCTGTGTGGGCGTGCGGAAAAGCGGACCTGAGGATCAAATTATTTCTGCAGACCCTGAAATTATGGATTTACCGGCAATGGTAAGGATTAATTCTCTACCCTGTGTTCACGATGTACTGCCTGTCGGTTCCCGGGGGATCTTCTATGAGGCGCAGCAGCTGGCCCGGTCTGCTGGTCTTGCCTTTTGCCCTGATCCTTATTTTCCCCTGGACGGGAATAAATCGGGAGGACCCGGGTCCTGCGTGTTGGTTACACTTTCCGCAGAAAACTATGAACTGCTGCATAAAATTTCTGCTAAACCCTGTTTTGTTGTGGGCAGGCTAGATGCAGTTGGAGAGGAGAGAAAAAATGCTTAG